From Fulvivirga lutea:
AAATCACCGACTTTGATGGTAGCACTGTATTTATATCTCAACAGGAAGAAATCGGCAAAGCCAACCTTCCTTCCACTATTGATTTTTTCATTAGCGACCATGCTGAGCTAGGCAGCATTATTATCGTAAATGGTGAAAAGAACAGGAGCTATATCTCTGAAATTCAGCATGTAAGAAGAAGGGTAACCATCGCCATGACTCCTGCCAATTGTTTGAAGGCATTAAAACTTTTCATTGGTGAACCTTATGAAGAGAAGAGCAGTAATAGAGCGGCCAACAAAGCCGTGGTTTTAGATACCATCAAAAATATTACTTCCACCAGCACTGAGGCGATGATTGGCTCTAGTGGGCTGTCAATTCAATATGCCATAATGATGGGTTTGATTGATGATGCGCAAGAAAAACATCCGAATAAAAAAATTAAATTTCTAATACCACCTAATTGTTATGGTGGCACGAACGACCAGGCCAGACGAGTGGCTGCCTGTCTGGAGCATGTAGAAATTTTAGACTTGCCAGTCGATAGAGAGAATGACATGGTTCAAAGCACAGAAAGAGTGTTAGAACAGGTGGCAAAAGAAGATGCAGTACCTTTTATAATTGTAGAGATTCCTACCAACCCGAGGGTGGAGGTGCCTGATTTAACTCAATTAACAGCAGCACTCAGTAAAGAGCGTAAAACATCTGCCGGCACAGTGGCCATTGACCCGGTATTTATTATCGATCAAACATTTTGCCCTAACGTTCAATTTCTGAAGGAAGGCGGAATATTCTCATCAATTAGAACCATTTCATATGTAAGTGGATCGAAATTTCCGAGTGGTGGAAAATGCACGGCCGGTTACTGTGTAGCCAATAAAAAGGCCTCTGATTTGATGGCTAAGATGCACAAGCATTTAAACCTCTGTGATAACGAGGCAACGGACCTCCAAATCAGTTTATTAGCGGAGCAATTACCTTCAATGAACCAGCGGATTGCAGATGCTTATAAGAACACTCGCGAGTTTGTCAATTTCATAAAAGAAAAGCTGCCAACAGCTAAAATCAACTTTGTTTCCGAAGAGTTAGCCAATGAAGGTTTTACGCCATCGGTTTTTTCTTTAGATCTGCCAACAAAAGGCAAAACAGAGGAGGAAAGGGAAGCATATAAACGAGCATTAAATATCAAACTAATTACTTTGATGATTAGCGAGATACCTAAAGAAAGCAAGTATTGTGTAAGCTACGGCCAATTAAAAGGCTGTTACTGGACGATACCGGCAACATCTACACAGGGCACCACAAAAGAGAGCGACAAGGATTACATCGCTCGTGTGGCATTATCTGCCAACATGGATTTGGAACATCATAAAAAGGTCTTTTCAAAGTTTGTGGAAGGCATCAGTTAAGCGCATGCCTCATTAGGTAAAAACCTCATTAGATGGTATTTTTATCATGGGATAAATATCAACCCCATGACCAGAAAAGAAATCGCCAAATCCTTTTTAATGTTGGCCGGCAGCGGCCAGGTAAAAGAAGCCTATTCAAAATTTATAGCTCGGGATTTTCGGCACCATAATCAATACTTTAAAGGTAGTGCCGAAGCTTTGGCCAAGGCCATGGAAGATGACTATCAAGCCAATCCAAATGAATTGGTAGAAGTTAAGCACTGTTATGAAGATGGAGATACTATAATAACCCACTCGCTTGTGGTTAAAAAGACGATGGAGATTGCCGTGGTTCATATCTTCCGATTTGAAAATGATAAGATCGTTGAGCTCTGGGATTTAGGCCAGCCGATTGAAAAGGATAGTCCAAATGAGAATGGATTGTTTTAAAATGATCATCATTTATGATACAAAATGTTGATCAATATTTACTAGAGGGTTGTGGAAGGTGTTCTCTCTATCGCACGCCAGAGTGCAAAGTTCATAATTGGCAAAAAGAATTAAAACTGCTCAGAAAAATTGCACTTGATTGCGGTCTCACTGAGGAATTAAAATGGAGCGTTCCATGCTACACATTTCAAAACCATAATTTAGCCATTGTAAGTGCCTTCAAAAATTATTGCTCTATTAGTTTTTTCAAAGGTGCTTTATTGAATAACGAGAGTGGTCTTTTGGAAAAACCTGGAGAAAATACGCAGTCAGCTCGCCTCATCAAATTCACCAATGCTAAGCAAATTATTGAGCATGAGGAAGCAATAAAAGCGCACATCTATGAAGCTATCGAAGTAGAAAAGGCAGGGTTAGAAGTGGAATATAAAAAGACTTCCGAGTATAACATTCCAGAGGAGCTGCAATCCGCCTTAGATAATGATCCGGAATTTAAAGCTGCTTTTGAGGCACTTACTCCAGGCAGGCAACGCGGTTATCTGTTACATTTCTCACAACCTAAGCAATCTAAAACCCGTGCCTCAAGAATTGAAAAGTGCAAAGACAAAATATTTGATGGTAAAGGGTTTAATGACAGGTAGTTATTTTCAAATCTATTTTAATGAATTTAGGTAGCTTTAAGCAAGTATTTATTTGTAACCTATGATGGAAGTTGTTCAACAGACTGAATATAGCACTAAGAGTAATCTCGTGTATCGAATCGAAGATGACATAGAATTCCAACCCGGCAAGAATATTATTAGGCATATAGCATCCAAATCCACCAAAAAAGTGGAGCCTCTTTTATCTAAACTGTTAACCTATTTAATTAATAAGCCTTTTCAGCCTATTACCCGTGATGAGTTAAAAGACACTTTTTGGGCCGCTGAAGTTTACTCAGATGAAACCTTAACCAAGGCGATATCTAAATTACGAAAGCTTCTTGCTCCACACGATTGCATTCAAACTCTCAGCAAAGTTGGTTATGAGTGGACAGGCAATGTAACTGAAATAACCACACCTATTCCCCTCTTCCAACAACAAATTCAAAGGTTTTTGCTAAATAAAACTAGTATTTGGGTTTTGATACTTGTTATCATTTTACTTTTAATTCTTAAGGGTTTCTTTTTTCCTCATCACTGAAAGACTTCATAGCAGTAGTCCATGGATCAGTTCCTTCTAAGTAATCTTCGAAATTGTACCGCACTAAAATGTCTGGCTTCATCGTTTTTAGCGAATCATTTTTGCCTATACCCGTCCATTGTCTGGTTGAAAGAAAAAAGAAAATGCCTGAATTAGGGAGTGTCATCAATTGAGCATCACCATAGTGGTTAGGGCCTGCTCCTGTTGGCTGACCGATAAGTGTTGCTGTAGTCCTTTGCTTTAGTTCATCTAAAAAGTTTATACCTGCCGAGAATGTAGTATAACTCGTGAAAATAAAAAGTCTGCTACTATCATTGATATAGGTGCTCTCAAGAATAGCACGAATAATAGGTTCATATAATTGATTATTTCCTCCAGAATTATTTCGAAGATCGATAATCAAACTTTCCGGCTCACTTTTTAATTGAGAACGTAATTGATCGGCTAGCATTTCAATGCTGTTATCATCCGATATGTTTTCGATTAAGTTAAGCCTGAGAACCAGATTCTTATCTTCAAAAAATAAGTTGTAATTAGGCTTCTGCAACCCTATGGTTGGTGGCAAAATAAGCTCATTTGGTTTGAGCACCCAAAACAGCCAGTTAATGAAAGACCCACCTTTAACTGTAACTACATTTTCCTTTTCATTATCACGATAGATAATTGGCACCTTGTCACCGTCAACTACTTTTAATGATTTTAAAAGGTTTAAGTTATAGAGGTAAAAATCAAATCGATACTTTGCGTTATACTCATTTTCAGGGCCAGTAATTTCAATTACTTGATTGAAAATATGTTCGATACTAACGCCTCCAATTTTCAATATTTGTTTACCTACTAGTTCCTGATATTCTGAAGCGGCTGCCAGCACGTAATAACCATCATCAAAATAATATCCCTTTAAAGGAAGGTATTGGGATTGGTTGTACAATTGAAATGGCGGCACATAGCTATGTCCATCTTTAAATACGGAAACTTGTCGTATGATCTCAAGCAACTTGTCATCATCACTTAATCCTTCTAAATTTTTATAATTAATTTTTCTTGGCAATATGACATCTGCTTTCACCGCTGGATGGCCAACTATTTTAGATTGTAAAAAATTAATGTCTTCCTGCCAATCTTCCTGAGACATGTCGGTTGAGGTAAGAGGAAGTACCAAGCGATAGTCAATATTAATCAATAATTGAATGGCGCCTATCAATAGGGCAAAAGCCAGAATAAGTGATGAGAATATTCTTGAGAGCACTTTGTTTTTGTACCATAAGTGAAGTCCCCCGAATAGTAAAAAAGCCACTACACACGCAAAAAATAAATTCAGTGCCAGTGAAAATATCCAGCCAAAAGGACTGGACTGCTTTAGTAAAATAATGAGTAAGGAAATAATGAAGAATGCTGCAGTGAGCCAATACGCTTTTTTCATGTTTTTTCTTCAAGTATTCGTTTTTTAATCAAGAAAATCCTGAACAAAATATGAACACATGAAAAAGTGTAGAATTGACTTATAATTAGTGTTTACTACTCCGCATAATAGACACGCTTTACCCTTTGACTTACATTGGTGAGTATTTCATAAGGTATGGTATTGGTTTTATTAGCTAATTCCTGAATAGGTATGTGCGGACCAAAAATCTCAACTTCATCACGTTCTTTTACATTCATGCCAGTCACATCAATCATGGTCATATCCATACACACGTTGCCAATTACCTTTGCTCGTTTTCCATTTACCCAAACTTCACCAATACCTTTACTAAAGGCGCGTGTGTAGCCATCTGCATAACCTATGGCTATGGTTGCAATCTCCATTGGCTTTTCTGCCACACCATTTCTGCCGTAGCCAACCGTTTCTCCCTTCTCAAGCTTTCTAACCTGAGAAACCACGGTTTTTAGCGTACTAATATTTAATAATTTATCCTGCTCTTCTTCATTGGTTTCTAATCCATAAAGGCCAATACCCAGACGCACCATATCGTAATGAAATTCAGGAAAACGAAGTGTGCCGGCAGAATTTACCAGGTGCCGCAATGGTTTAATAGCTAACTCACTCATAATCCTCTGAGATCCCTGATTAAAAACTGCTGCCTGTTGCTTAGAAAAATCGTTGTGCCTTGATTCATCGGCTCCAGCCAGATGACTAAAAATACTTTTGACTTCAATGTTTTTATTCGCCTTGAGTAATTCAATTAGCTCGTCCAAATCCTGCCTCTCAAAGCCCAGCCTTTTCATGCCCGTTTCCAATTTAATATGAATTGAAGCTTTTTGACCATCTAAAAACTGAATGAAGGAATGCAGCAGGGAGAGGTTATAAATCTCTGGCTCAAGGTCATGTTCTAACATGGATTCGAAACTCTCTTCACTAGGATTTAACACCATAATTGGTAGATAAACCCCGTTATTTCTGAGTTGCACACCCTCATCGGCATAAGCCACTCCCAGATAATCTACCCGATGAAACTGCAACAAGTTGGCTACTTCAAAGCTTCCACTGCCATAAGCAAAGGCTTTTACCATAACCATCAGTTTAGTTTCGTCCTTTAATTTTGACCGATAGAAATTGAGGTTGTTAGTCAGTGCATCCAGATTAATTTCCAGAACGGTGCCATGAATCCTTTCTTCGAGTACGCGAGTTATTTTTTCGAACTGATACACACGAGCACCCTTCACTAAAATTAATGACGAAGCCAAATCAAAATTGCAAATGTTCTCCAAAAACTGCTTGGTGCTATTAAAGAATGCAGTATCGCCTAAAACATATTTTTTTAGAGAAGTAATATGCTCACCAATCCCAATTGTCATCTCAATATTAGCCGCATTAATTAGTTCGGCTATTTCCTTGTAGAGAACATCATGTTGAAGGCCTGATTGAAGAAGATCGGAAAGGATAATGACCTTCCGTTTTTTCTGATTTTGAAGCGATAGAAACTCAATAGCTTGCTTGAGTCCGGCAAGGTCGTTGTTATAAGTGTCATCTATTAAATAACTTCCATTGATGGCTCTCTTCAATTCCAGGCGCATGCCGATACCGTGCAACTTTTTTAAGGCTTCCTGAATCTCGTGCTCCGAGAAATCGAGATAAAGCATAGTTGCAACGCAGTGCATCGCATTTTCAATGGAAGAATGATCCAAAAATGGAATCGCTAAAGTATAGTCCTTGGATTTATAAGTTAATCGAATATTGGTATACGATTTATCAGCATGTGTTTCAACAACCTGAATTTCTCCATTACCACTCTCTCCCCAACCAAAGCCTTTATTGCCAAAATTTATCCCTTGCTGGTCTGCATTAAATACAACTACTTGGGCCGTTTTAAATAACTGTTTTTTCTCTTCAAATTTTTTCTCTCTTGATTCAAACCCTTCATCATGGGCTGTTCCTAAATTGGTAAATATTCCAATTGTAGGCTGTATGATATCCGCCAGCTTTTGCATTTCACCAGCCTTGGAAATTCCAGCCTCAAAAATGGCCAGCTCATGCTCACCACTCATATTCCAAACGGAAAGTGGCACCCCAATCTGCGAATTAAAGCTATGTGGACTTTTTACAATCCTGAATTTGGTAGAAAGACAGCTATACAACCATTCTTTCACAATGGTCTTTCCATTACTACCGGTAATGGCTATCGTTGGAATATCGAATTGCTGACGATGATACTTGGTAATCTTTTGAAGTGCTTCAATGGAGCTTTTCACTTTTACCACATTGCCATCTCCGGGCAGAGCAACATCCTTCTCAACAATGAAATTTCTGATTCCCTTCGCGTATAAATCATTGATATACTCATGGCCATCATGGTTGCTGCCATCAACAGCAAAAAATACAGCTCCCTTGGCGATAAATGGCTTTCTGCTATCAATCAACAAAGATTTAATGGCTAAATCAGGGCTATCCGATTTCAGGGATTTTCCGCCAGTAATATGTAAGACTTCTTTGAAAGTCATATGCTTAAGATCATTTCGTACTGATCTATCTGATTTTCGAAGCCTAGGCTTTGAAAGAAAAGCTTGGTGCCTTCCGATTCTTCATTCACATTGATGATCGTAATTTTCTTGAGAATACTATTCTGATAAATATAATTCATTAATGTAGTGCCGATGCCATTTCTTCGCTTTTCGGGCTTTATACCAATCTGGCTTATCCTTCCAAAAGAAGGTTGATAAATAGCAAAACCAACGCATTCGTCATCTTCACGCACTTCTACAATGGTTTCATTTGCCAGATTATCATCAATCATGCGAGAGGTATCTAAAAAACTTGGTGCATAATCACAAAATTTGTCATACAAATTCCAGTTAGGAATTTTAACTTCCTTTATCTCATAATTACCTGATTGGTCTGTTTTACTAAAATCAGGATTTTCATTATTAAGAATATAGCATTTAAAGTATTTAGTCCGCTCAAAGCCGATACCCTCATACGCCTTAATTGCTCTGTCATTGGATGTAAGTACCTCCAAAACACATTGCTTTATTTCCCTTGCTTTTAACAGCGGTATGAGGTATTCATACATCTGTGTGGTGAGTCTGAAGCCTCGACTGCGTGGCCTCACACCTGTGCCTCCATTGTAGGCAGTGAGCTTTCCTTCATAGTAATTTACTGCCGTAAATATGAAACCCGCCAAGGCTCCATCGTAATGATAGGCACCCACTGAAAGTCCAAAATCCAATTTTAATTTCTGTACGAACTTCCGTACAAACTGCTCTTTGGTAAGTTTAAAGGGTATGGGATAGTCTGAAAAGGCATCGAGAAACGTAATGTACATCTCTGTGAGATCTACAGGTTTCAGTGGTTTCATGTACATTGAATCAGCCATTAAAATAATTTTTTGCCATTTGGTACACGTTTATCCGGT
This genomic window contains:
- a CDS encoding PLP-dependent transferase, coding for MENKQLHTYIKNLLANLPADWLNLTTHRLDIYHEELAKTEFIEEFEKLYAANNYEKAVLSELPTAYDYIRLGHPLSSVLEWAIAKENNLLPDSVISFSSRITPILAVLRKNLLNNKNTQIVYSGALPKSFDAETVKRVYGYQFELKEVNSTDEITDFDGSTVFISQQEEIGKANLPSTIDFFISDHAELGSIIIVNGEKNRSYISEIQHVRRRVTIAMTPANCLKALKLFIGEPYEEKSSNRAANKAVVLDTIKNITSTSTEAMIGSSGLSIQYAIMMGLIDDAQEKHPNKKIKFLIPPNCYGGTNDQARRVAACLEHVEILDLPVDRENDMVQSTERVLEQVAKEDAVPFIIVEIPTNPRVEVPDLTQLTAALSKERKTSAGTVAIDPVFIIDQTFCPNVQFLKEGGIFSSIRTISYVSGSKFPSGGKCTAGYCVANKKASDLMAKMHKHLNLCDNEATDLQISLLAEQLPSMNQRIADAYKNTREFVNFIKEKLPTAKINFVSEELANEGFTPSVFSLDLPTKGKTEEEREAYKRALNIKLITLMISEIPKESKYCVSYGQLKGCYWTIPATSTQGTTKESDKDYIARVALSANMDLEHHKKVFSKFVEGIS
- a CDS encoding nuclear transport factor 2 family protein codes for the protein MTRKEIAKSFLMLAGSGQVKEAYSKFIARDFRHHNQYFKGSAEALAKAMEDDYQANPNELVEVKHCYEDGDTIITHSLVVKKTMEIAVVHIFRFENDKIVELWDLGQPIEKDSPNENGLF
- a CDS encoding YdeI/OmpD-associated family protein, with amino-acid sequence MIQNVDQYLLEGCGRCSLYRTPECKVHNWQKELKLLRKIALDCGLTEELKWSVPCYTFQNHNLAIVSAFKNYCSISFFKGALLNNESGLLEKPGENTQSARLIKFTNAKQIIEHEEAIKAHIYEAIEVEKAGLEVEYKKTSEYNIPEELQSALDNDPEFKAAFEALTPGRQRGYLLHFSQPKQSKTRASRIEKCKDKIFDGKGFNDR
- a CDS encoding winged helix-turn-helix domain-containing protein, with amino-acid sequence MMEVVQQTEYSTKSNLVYRIEDDIEFQPGKNIIRHIASKSTKKVEPLLSKLLTYLINKPFQPITRDELKDTFWAAEVYSDETLTKAISKLRKLLAPHDCIQTLSKVGYEWTGNVTEITTPIPLFQQQIQRFLLNKTSIWVLILVIILLLILKGFFFPHH
- a CDS encoding S41 family peptidase: MKKAYWLTAAFFIISLLIILLKQSSPFGWIFSLALNLFFACVVAFLLFGGLHLWYKNKVLSRIFSSLILAFALLIGAIQLLINIDYRLVLPLTSTDMSQEDWQEDINFLQSKIVGHPAVKADVILPRKINYKNLEGLSDDDKLLEIIRQVSVFKDGHSYVPPFQLYNQSQYLPLKGYYFDDGYYVLAAASEYQELVGKQILKIGGVSIEHIFNQVIEITGPENEYNAKYRFDFYLYNLNLLKSLKVVDGDKVPIIYRDNEKENVVTVKGGSFINWLFWVLKPNELILPPTIGLQKPNYNLFFEDKNLVLRLNLIENISDDNSIEMLADQLRSQLKSEPESLIIDLRNNSGGNNQLYEPIIRAILESTYINDSSRLFIFTSYTTFSAGINFLDELKQRTTATLIGQPTGAGPNHYGDAQLMTLPNSGIFFFLSTRQWTGIGKNDSLKTMKPDILVRYNFEDYLEGTDPWTTAMKSFSDEEKRNP
- a CDS encoding bifunctional UDP-N-acetylmuramoyl-tripeptide:D-alanyl-D-alanine ligase/alanine racemase; protein product: MTFKEVLHITGGKSLKSDSPDLAIKSLLIDSRKPFIAKGAVFFAVDGSNHDGHEYINDLYAKGIRNFIVEKDVALPGDGNVVKVKSSIEALQKITKYHRQQFDIPTIAITGSNGKTIVKEWLYSCLSTKFRIVKSPHSFNSQIGVPLSVWNMSGEHELAIFEAGISKAGEMQKLADIIQPTIGIFTNLGTAHDEGFESREKKFEEKKQLFKTAQVVVFNADQQGINFGNKGFGWGESGNGEIQVVETHADKSYTNIRLTYKSKDYTLAIPFLDHSSIENAMHCVATMLYLDFSEHEIQEALKKLHGIGMRLELKRAINGSYLIDDTYNNDLAGLKQAIEFLSLQNQKKRKVIILSDLLQSGLQHDVLYKEIAELINAANIEMTIGIGEHITSLKKYVLGDTAFFNSTKQFLENICNFDLASSLILVKGARVYQFEKITRVLEERIHGTVLEINLDALTNNLNFYRSKLKDETKLMVMVKAFAYGSGSFEVANLLQFHRVDYLGVAYADEGVQLRNNGVYLPIMVLNPSEESFESMLEHDLEPEIYNLSLLHSFIQFLDGQKASIHIKLETGMKRLGFERQDLDELIELLKANKNIEVKSIFSHLAGADESRHNDFSKQQAAVFNQGSQRIMSELAIKPLRHLVNSAGTLRFPEFHYDMVRLGIGLYGLETNEEEQDKLLNISTLKTVVSQVRKLEKGETVGYGRNGVAEKPMEIATIAIGYADGYTRAFSKGIGEVWVNGKRAKVIGNVCMDMTMIDVTGMNVKERDEVEIFGPHIPIQELANKTNTIPYEILTNVSQRVKRVYYAE
- a CDS encoding GNAT family N-acetyltransferase, whose product is MKPLKPVDLTEMYITFLDAFSDYPIPFKLTKEQFVRKFVQKLKLDFGLSVGAYHYDGALAGFIFTAVNYYEGKLTAYNGGTGVRPRSRGFRLTTQMYEYLIPLLKAREIKQCVLEVLTSNDRAIKAYEGIGFERTKYFKCYILNNENPDFSKTDQSGNYEIKEVKIPNWNLYDKFCDYAPSFLDTSRMIDDNLANETIVEVREDDECVGFAIYQPSFGRISQIGIKPEKRRNGIGTTLMNYIYQNSILKKITIINVNEESEGTKLFFQSLGFENQIDQYEMILSI